Part of the Atribacteraceae bacterium genome, TACCGGAGTCGAGGGCCTTCACCATCTCATCTTCGAGGTGGTTGACAACAGCGTCGACGAAGCCCTGATGGGGTACTGTACAAAAATAGAGGTCCGCATTCATCCGGACGGAAGCATCTCGGTCTCAGACGACGGAAGGGGCATTCCCGTTGAAGTCCATCGTCAGTCGGGACGGTCGGCCGTAGAGGTGGTGTTGACCAAGCTGCATGCCGGAGGAAAGTTTGGAAGCTATGCTTATAAAATATCGGGAGGATTGCACGGGGTCGGAGTATCGGTGGTTAACGCCCTTTCCGAGTGGTTGGAGGTCAACGTTCATCAGGGTGGACGAATCTGGACGCAACGTTTTGAGAGAGGAAAGCCCGCTGGTGACCTTTTGGATAGCGGGAGAACGGAACAAACCGGAACGACCATCCGTTTCAAACCGGACCCGGAAGTTTTTACCGACACGGAATTCCATTTTGAGATCGTATCCAAGCGGGTCAAAGAACTGGCCTTTTTAAACGAAGGGCTTACCATGTGCCTTGTTGACGAGCGGACAGGGAAAGAGAAGCGATATTGCTTTCAGGGGGGAATACGGGCGCTGGTCACTTACTTGAACCGGGGCAAGGTCGTCCTTCACTCCAACCCGATTTCCTTCAGCGCTGAACGTAACGAGGCTCGGGCGGAGGTGGCCCTGCAGTACAATGACGGTTACCTTGAAAACGTGATCTCCTTTGCGAACAACATCAATACCCTGGAGGGAGGCACCCATCTCACCGGGCTTAAAACCGCACTGACCCGGGTGATCGGCGAGTACATTTTGAGGCACGAACTGATCAAGGAGAAGGACGAGCCCCCCACCGGCAACGATATCCGAGAGGGCTTGGTCGCCGTAGTCAGCGTTCTGATGCCCGACCCGCAATTTGAAGGACAGACCAAGACCAAGCTTGGGAACCCGGAGATCCGGGGAATGATCGAAGATTTGACCGAAGAATCACTGGGAACCTATCTCGAGGAGAACCCGGAAACGGCAAAGGTCATTACCGAAAAGATCATTCAAGCCTCCCGGGCCAGGCTGGCGGCCAAGCGGGCCAGGGAGCTGGCCCGGAAGAAGAACAGCCTCGACTCGCTTATCTTGCCCGGCAAGCTCTCTGATTGCGCGGAACGTAATCCGGAAACAACGGAGCTGTTCATCGTCGAGGGCGACTCGGCGGGCGGTTCAGCCAAGCAGGGACGGGATCGTCGCTACCAGGCCATTTTACCTCTGCGGGGTAAGATTCTCAACGTAGAAAAAGCGAACCTGCACCGAATACTCTCCAGCGAAGAAATCCGGAGCCTGGTTGCGGCCTTGGGATGCGGCATCGGTCAGGACCTGACCCCGGAAAAACTTCGTTACCACAAGATCATTATCATGACCGATGCAGATGTGGACGGTGCGCATATTCGGACCCTGCTTCTGACCTTGTTTTACCGGTACATGAAGAACCTGATTGAACAGGGGAGCGTTTTTATCGCCCGGCCTCCTCTCTACCGGGTCCGG contains:
- the gyrB gene encoding DNA topoisomerase (ATP-hydrolyzing) subunit B — its product is TGVEGLHHLIFEVVDNSVDEALMGYCTKIEVRIHPDGSISVSDDGRGIPVEVHRQSGRSAVEVVLTKLHAGGKFGSYAYKISGGLHGVGVSVVNALSEWLEVNVHQGGRIWTQRFERGKPAGDLLDSGRTEQTGTTIRFKPDPEVFTDTEFHFEIVSKRVKELAFLNEGLTMCLVDERTGKEKRYCFQGGIRALVTYLNRGKVVLHSNPISFSAERNEARAEVALQYNDGYLENVISFANNINTLEGGTHLTGLKTALTRVIGEYILRHELIKEKDEPPTGNDIREGLVAVVSVLMPDPQFEGQTKTKLGNPEIRGMIEDLTEESLGTYLEENPETAKVITEKIIQASRARLAAKRARELARKKNSLDSLILPGKLSDCAERNPETTELFIVEGDSAGGSAKQGRDRRYQAILPLRGKILNVEKANLHRILSSEEIRSLVAALGCGIGQDLTPEKLRYHKIIIMTDADVDGAHIRTLLLTLFYRYMKNLIEQGSVFIARPPLYRVREGKNDYYAYSDKDLEVVVKGLKNKKYGIQRYKGLGEMNPEQLWETAMNPETRTLKRVLIEDTIEAEEVFSILMGDAVEPRREFIQEHALEVADLDI